In the genome of Dioscorea cayenensis subsp. rotundata cultivar TDr96_F1 chromosome 1, TDr96_F1_v2_PseudoChromosome.rev07_lg8_w22 25.fasta, whole genome shotgun sequence, one region contains:
- the LOC120258423 gene encoding uncharacterized protein LOC120258423 has product MCLYHLRLSAQSINDITTTPASPDSLLIAFAGPSGFSLVDAICHVARSVRARVVLITARPESESEACWYTDAIAYLPVRMMDDDEEEGESGAPTAVRLLMGSLYEVALFVLFEMLVLRLGELLDQSLAQLRALHTNLD; this is encoded by the coding sequence ATGTGCCTCTACCATCTCCGCCTCTCCGCTCAATCCATCAACGACATCACAACCACTCCCGCCTCCCCCGACAGCCTCCTCATCGCCTTCGCCGGCCCTAGTGGCTTCTCCCTTGTCGACGCCATTTGCCACGTGGCCAGATCCGTTAGAGCCCGAGTTGTTCTCATCACAGCCAGACCGGAATCTGAGAGCGAGGCTTGCTGGTACACCGACGCCATCGCGTATCTCCCGGTGAGGATgatggatgatgatgaagaggagggtGAATCGGGTGCTCCGACTGCGGTGAGGTTACTAATGGGGAGTTTATATGAAGTGGCTTTGTTTGTGTTGTTTGAGATGCTTGTGTTGAGGCTTGGTGAGCTTTTGGACCAAAGCCTGGCCCAACTTCGTGCTCTCCACACCAATCTTGATTAG
- the LOC120258419 gene encoding LOW QUALITY PROTEIN: heterogeneous nuclear ribonucleoprotein 1-like (The sequence of the model RefSeq protein was modified relative to this genomic sequence to represent the inferred CDS: deleted 1 base in 1 codon; substituted 1 base at 1 genomic stop codon): protein MASRSSRGDSRNSELDSASQWKIFVGGLHKGANNRLFREHFEKCGTIDDYVIMRDKHTMQPIGFGFITYVDPSVVDKVMGDTHVILRKQVEIKRTIXRAFAKDFKTKKIFVGGIASSIMDDEFKNFFSKYGKVLEHKLIMDYSTNRSHGFGFIVFDSEQVVDDLLAKGNMIDLTDSHVSVLWCIIAAIVSTWIFAVSKSKTTQMSSRVGKMHPSELFFDF, encoded by the exons ATGGCCTCCAGATCAAGTCGTGGAGATTCTAGGAACAGTGAGCTCGATAGTGCTTCCCAGTG GAAGATCTTTGTTGGTGGTCTCCACAAGGGTGCCAATAATC GCTTATTCAGGGAGCATTTTGAAAAATGTGGTACAATTGATGATTATGTGATAATGAGAGACAAACATACCATGCAGCCTATAGGGTTTGGCTTTATAACGTATGTTGATCCTTCTGTTGTTGATAAAGTCATGGGGGATACCCATGTCATCCtcagaaaacaa GTTGAGATTAAAAGAACCATTTAAAGAGCATTTGCCAAGGAC TTCAAAACAAAGAAGATCTTTGTTGGTGGAATAGCATCCTCTATTATGGATG ATGAATTTAAGAATTTCTTCTCCAAATATGGCAAAGTCCTAGAACACAAGCTAATAATGGATTACTCTACTAATCGTTCTCATGGTTTTGGATTTATAGTTTTTGACAGCGAGCAAGTTGTAGATGATTTGTTAGCTAAGGGAAATATGATTGATCTAACCGACAGTCATGTAAGTGTTTTGTGGTGTATCATTGCTGCAATAGTGTCTACTTGGATTTTTGCTGTGTCAAAGTCTAAAACAACACAAATGTCCTCTAGAGTCGGGAAGATGCACCCCTCAGAATTATTTTTTGACTTCTAA